The Pirellulaceae bacterium genome has a segment encoding these proteins:
- a CDS encoding ankyrin repeat domain-containing protein: NLNGDNQYVTLGGKATDYTPESGSITISLWFNVNDFDKRWQTLLSIGDNGWADWRIHRHQWTPNISYLAGAMVRNNTKVDDGKMHHLVAITEKGKEARLYIDNLLVANPGNNGVGDLGTDEDGWLPAIGANLQGQINLATPLEGEFIPSQDSLRVFTKPTKQSQTGAESLASGSYRRTSHPEEALLIAARRGDLAKVKALLKSGVNPDAMSKNSYTALAYAASAGNLDVVKFLIDKGADVNHTSRHKKTPLLVAATTPHVDAAKLLIANGAKVDARQQHGGGCLHEAAYRGQPEMLEFLLKEQEADPNMRSRSGQTALHFAIGQMQPGLPEANQGYLECVKVLLENGTNPDLRGNRMTAFELATNNHLDEVAELLRN; the protein is encoded by the coding sequence CAACCTAAATGGCGACAATCAGTATGTAACGCTCGGTGGGAAAGCAACGGACTACACACCTGAAAGTGGTAGCATCACGATTTCTCTTTGGTTTAACGTCAATGATTTTGACAAGCGATGGCAAACATTGTTGTCAATCGGCGACAACGGTTGGGCTGACTGGCGAATTCACCGACACCAGTGGACTCCCAATATCAGCTACCTTGCTGGAGCGATGGTACGCAACAACACCAAGGTCGATGACGGTAAGATGCACCACTTAGTGGCAATCACTGAGAAGGGAAAGGAAGCCAGGCTTTATATCGACAATCTGCTTGTTGCCAATCCGGGTAACAATGGCGTTGGTGATCTTGGGACCGATGAGGACGGTTGGCTTCCCGCGATCGGTGCGAATCTCCAGGGTCAGATCAATCTGGCAACTCCGCTTGAAGGTGAATTCATTCCCTCGCAAGATTCGCTGCGAGTTTTCACCAAGCCGACAAAGCAATCGCAAACTGGAGCTGAATCACTTGCTTCAGGTTCATATCGTAGAACATCGCATCCAGAGGAAGCGCTGTTGATCGCCGCACGCCGCGGTGATCTAGCGAAGGTGAAAGCGTTGTTGAAGTCAGGAGTCAATCCGGATGCAATGTCGAAGAATTCGTATACGGCCCTAGCTTATGCGGCCTCGGCAGGAAATCTGGATGTCGTGAAATTTCTGATCGACAAAGGGGCGGATGTCAATCATACTTCCCGCCATAAGAAGACTCCGCTGCTCGTTGCTGCGACGACTCCCCATGTGGACGCTGCCAAGTTGTTGATTGCTAATGGTGCAAAGGTTGATGCACGACAACAGCATGGAGGCGGCTGTCTGCACGAAGCTGCCTATCGAGGGCAGCCGGAGATGCTTGAATTCTTGCTGAAGGAGCAAGAAGCTGATCCCAACATGAGATCTCGAAGTGGTCAAACGGCGCTCCACTTTGCCATTGGGCAAATGCAACCAGGATTGCCGGAGGCCAACCAAGGATACCTCGAATGCGTGAAAGTTCTACTCGAGAACGGGACCAATCCGGATCTGCGAGGGAATCGTATGACTGCTTTCGAACTGGCCACCAATAACCACCTTGACGAAGTTGCGGAGCTGCTTCGAAATTAG